The following proteins come from a genomic window of Nostoc sp. TCL26-01:
- a CDS encoding alpha/beta fold hydrolase, translating to MNIIYIWQMSSFIETSLLLATTFYQAIACRIEDRNPPPGQLIDVGGHRLHLYTLGKSSPTLPTVVLEHSLGGIEGYLLVQEIAKLTQVCIYDRAGYGWSDYSPHPRTSEQIVKELNSLLTQAEIAPPYILVGNSFGSYNVRLYAHYFPEKVVGIVLTDGLHETGMLKMSIYLQGLKLFFISGFIMSILGSIFGIIRLLKVMGTFELIKPELRKYSSEYLKPIKRSFCRPQHWITMIRELFNLDTSSRQILSNSQSGTIPIVSIKAHTFFHPSMWTTFLPIAAANDLREQMHRQILNLSTDCTQLQAHQSGHFVWIDQPEIILSAVQMIIEKLKRQ from the coding sequence TTGAATATTATCTATATTTGGCAAATGTCGTCCTTTATCGAAACTAGTCTACTATTAGCTACAACTTTTTATCAAGCGATCGCTTGCAGGATAGAAGATAGAAATCCACCACCAGGACAACTAATTGATGTGGGAGGACATCGCTTGCACCTTTACACTTTGGGAAAATCTAGTCCCACTCTTCCCACGGTTGTCTTAGAACATAGTTTAGGTGGTATTGAAGGTTATTTACTGGTACAAGAAATAGCCAAGCTGACACAAGTTTGTATTTATGATCGTGCTGGATATGGGTGGAGTGATTATAGTCCTCATCCCCGCACTAGTGAACAAATTGTCAAAGAGTTAAATTCACTCCTTACGCAAGCAGAGATTGCCCCACCTTATATACTTGTAGGCAATTCCTTCGGTAGCTATAACGTGAGATTATATGCACATTATTTCCCAGAAAAAGTAGTAGGAATAGTTCTGACTGATGGACTCCATGAAACTGGAATGTTAAAAATGTCTATCTATTTACAAGGGTTAAAATTATTTTTTATTTCCGGATTTATCATGTCAATCTTAGGGTCAATTTTTGGGATTATTCGCTTACTGAAAGTGATGGGAACATTTGAATTGATTAAACCAGAATTAAGAAAATATTCATCAGAATATTTAAAACCTATCAAACGTTCTTTCTGCCGCCCCCAGCATTGGATTACCATGATTCGGGAACTATTCAATTTAGATACAAGTAGTCGCCAAATTCTATCAAATAGTCAGTCGGGAACAATACCCATAGTTAGTATCAAAGCTCATACTTTTTTCCATCCATCCATGTGGACTACTTTTTTACCAATAGCGGCTGCCAATGATTTGCGGGAACAAATGCACAGACAAATCCTTAATTTATCTACAGATTGTACACAACTTCAAGCTCATCAAAGTGGACATTTTGTTTGGATTGATCAACCAGAGATAATTTTGAGTGCTGTTCAAATGATTATAGAAAAGCTAAAAAGACAATAG
- a CDS encoding biotin carboxylase, whose amino-acid sequence MTTIVISGLIAVVSWIWTPSALALTQIKLSDLSYQECPAELAKGAVTSSGSGAANCFIVTGKAENGTYKTVYDADIFGRIYDANNDPILQNRTRLGSIAEVPPGTSDFELRISVPANQPLPLKLKQFKASGFSAQVRK is encoded by the coding sequence ATGACAACCATAGTGATTTCTGGCTTGATAGCCGTTGTCTCGTGGATATGGACACCCTCGGCTTTAGCTTTGACTCAGATTAAATTGTCAGACTTGTCATATCAGGAATGCCCAGCAGAACTGGCTAAGGGTGCTGTCACTAGTTCGGGTAGTGGGGCGGCTAACTGTTTTATTGTCACTGGTAAAGCAGAAAATGGTACATATAAGACTGTCTACGATGCAGATATCTTCGGGCGCATCTATGATGCCAATAACGATCCGATATTACAAAACCGTACTCGTCTAGGTTCTATTGCCGAAGTTCCACCGGGAACTAGCGATTTTGAGTTGAGAATTTCTGTACCTGCAAATCAGCCATTACCTCTGAAACTGAAGCAGTTTAAAGCATCTGGATTTAGCGCTCAAGTCCGCAAGTAG
- a CDS encoding YggT family protein has translation MNLLITTLVTFITIYSYLLIIRVLLTWFPNINWYNQPFSALSQITDPYLNLFRSIIPPLGGMDFSPILAFLVLTLTSDFLKTLTTLPFAQGF, from the coding sequence ATGAATCTACTGATTACTACCCTCGTTACCTTCATAACCATTTACAGTTACTTGTTGATTATTCGAGTTCTATTAACCTGGTTCCCCAATATCAACTGGTATAACCAACCATTTTCCGCTTTAAGCCAAATAACTGATCCTTATTTAAATCTCTTCCGTTCCATTATCCCCCCCCTGGGTGGCATGGATTTTTCCCCAATCCTCGCTTTTTTGGTACTAACTTTAACTAGCGATTTCCTCAAAACCCTCACGACTCTACCATTTGCCCAGGGATTTTAA